The Paralichthys olivaceus isolate ysfri-2021 chromosome 2, ASM2471397v2, whole genome shotgun sequence genomic interval agaGTCCGACTCCCATCCTGAGCATGAAGCTGTCGACCAAGAGGGTGCGTCCTCTgacttttgtttacatgcacgGAAACCATCTGATGCGAACATTTCTCGTACAAGTTTCAGCAAAAGTCGCGCGTGCTTAGGACGACACCAATCTGACATTGGGGGATGGGGAAAGAATAAGAAACCCAATAGGATCCTTGCAGCCGTCACTGCTCAGGCTCTAATTAGTCCAgtaaatgttgtgttcaaagttgtgttgtttagttgagacttgtgttgttgttacaacagtataatgaactctcaataaaatcaatctctctctgtgtcgtcCGTCTCGACCACAGCAACAGCTGTACGTGTCCGGCGAGCTCAGCGTGGCCCAGCTGGGGCTCCAGAGGTGCGAGCTGTACGGGACGGACTGTGCTAAGTGTTGTCTGGCCAGAGACCCCTACTGCTCCTGGGATGGACAGACCTGCTCCAGGTTCTTCCCCACCAGCAAGAGgtagagagggacagaggggtaATGAGGACACCACACATTCATAACAGTTACCACATGTACATCACACTTTCCCCTGGTTTGGTGTTAGGCGGGCACGGAGACAGGATGTGAAGTATGGAGACCCCTGGAGTCAGTGCCCAGTCACAGAGGACGGTGAGTTTGATATGAAGTCTCTTTATATCAgaggatctgagaggaggaTTTCCTCCATCGATCATGTGTTTAAAGTGACGCAGCGATGGAACGCAGAACCACGGTGGTCTTCGCTGTTCGTCCACATAAGAGATCGGCATAAATCCACAGCTGTGTTTGATTCTCACGTCTGGATCCATCCagaagctccagctcctcctgtgttcAGTCTGAGCAGGGTCTTCAGTGTGTCCTGTGTTTATACTGGAAATGTACTTGAAGGTAAATTACAATGTCTCTCATTAGAGCTCGCACCTTCGCCAAAGCCTCATGGTCccttcaaatatataaatgtgttagtGCTGATTTATTGCATCAAGATCCAAACTGATCTCCTACAATACGatgcacagagggaaagaaggacCTGCTAAAATATTGACGTTTTATCATTTCAGCCTTGATGCTTTTTCATGTCTGATTTTGAAGTTTAATGATCAGCTTTGTTCTAAAGTCACAGTTTGATCAACATAATTACTGTActaaatatatagtatatagaaagtataaaatatgtatataaatatacaaatatttgaccTTTTTTAACTACCTTCAAAAATAGTATCACAGATAGTAAATTCTATTTACTACTGAATGCAACAGGaacacactgaatatttaaacagTTCATTTTGTACAATAATTTATTCAGCAAGAACATTTTCCTAATGTTTGATTATTTCTCCAAAACCAAAGTTTCAACTGTTGCACGATAACAAACCAATAAAGTTTCTACAGATTTAAAATACCTTCTTGAATATTCTCTGCTGCAGGTAGACATGGGGCGCACTCTAGGGGCCGTTCTGTGTAACTGCAGTTTTCTCCGCTTCAACACAGTGGCAGTAAAGATTATTGAAGTTAAAGAAATGATGAAGTGGTTGACAtctcagaaatgtttctttagtttctcttcctgtttagaATGTGTGTTCCTCCTTTTTTCGATTCACACAAATCACCTGGTGAATATTTCCCCtgatctgtgtttctcttctttctcctcgtcAGACTCTGACGCTGTGGAAGAGAAGTCGGTGTACGGCGTGGAGGGAAACTCCACCTTCCTGGAGTGTGTTCCTTGGTCACCTCCGGCCGAGCTCAGGTGGACGGTGCAGCGGCACACGGGCAGCTCGCAGCAAACTGAGGACAGAGTGAGTCTGAATCAGTCAACATCTGCTGGAGACGTATCAGAGGAGAAGACATGATGAGATTCAgtgtatacacacaaacacattttgtcaccatgaaacctgcttctctctctctctctctcagcgtCCTCACAGCGATGACGACCGCTCTCTCCACATGAAGCGTGGTTTGCTGGTTCA includes:
- the LOC138405822 gene encoding semaphorin-3D-like isoform X2; protein product: MKLSTKRQQLYVSGELSVAQLGLQRCELYGTDCAKCCLARDPYCSWDGQTCSRFFPTSKRRARRQDVKYGDPWSQCPVTEDGEFDMKSLYIRGSERRISSIDHVFKVTQRWNAEPRWSSLFVHIRDRHKSTAVFDSHVWIHPEAPAPPVFSLSRVFSVSCVYTGNVLEDSDAVEEKSVYGVEGNSTFLECVPWSPPAELRWTVQRHTGSSQQTEDRRPHSDDDRSLHMKRGLLVQRLELADAGVYTCSSHEHSYSQVLARYRVHIIPNHSLHPAARHQQSHGPNHGKTGPVGGALPVFLGQSGASHPPSSLPGLGNSWPPQHRSYKDLHMVGTKSLSVDEYCEQLWYREKRRQQKLRTLKLKQESRKARVRRNNPPEVPL
- the LOC138405822 gene encoding semaphorin-3D-like isoform X4 codes for the protein MKLSTKRQQLYVSGELSVAQLGLQRCELYGTDCAKCCLARDPYCSWDGQTCSRFFPTSKRRARRQDVKYGDPWSQCPVTEDDSDAVEEKSVYGVEGNSTFLECVPWSPPAELRWTVQRHTGSSQQTEDRRPHSDDDRSLHMKRGLLVQRLELADAGVYTCSSHEHSYSQVLARYRVHIIPNHSLHPAARHQQSHGPNHGKTGPVGGALPVFLGQSGASHPPSSLPGLGNSWPPQHRSYKDLHMVGTKSLSVDEYCEQLWYREKRRQQKLRTLKLKQESRKARVRRNNPPEVPL
- the LOC138405822 gene encoding semaphorin-3D-like isoform X1, giving the protein MHVGINVCFCVKQQKHSSIFLFIPQSPTPILSMKLSTKRQQLYVSGELSVAQLGLQRCELYGTDCAKCCLARDPYCSWDGQTCSRFFPTSKRRARRQDVKYGDPWSQCPVTEDGEFDMKSLYIRGSERRISSIDHVFKVTQRWNAEPRWSSLFVHIRDRHKSTAVFDSHVWIHPEAPAPPVFSLSRVFSVSCVYTGNVLEDSDAVEEKSVYGVEGNSTFLECVPWSPPAELRWTVQRHTGSSQQTEDRRPHSDDDRSLHMKRGLLVQRLELADAGVYTCSSHEHSYSQVLARYRVHIIPNHSLHPAARHQQSHGPNHGKTGPVGGALPVFLGQSGASHPPSSLPGLGNSWPPQHRSYKDLHMVGTKSLSVDEYCEQLWYREKRRQQKLRTLKLKQESRKARVRRNNPPEVPL
- the LOC138405822 gene encoding semaphorin-3aa-like isoform X5, which encodes MHVGINVCFCVKQQKHSSIFLFIPQSPTPILSMKLSTKRQQLYVSGELSVAQLGLQRCELYGTDCAKCCLARDPYCSWDGQTCSRFFPTSKRRARRQDVKYGDPWSQCPVTEDGEFDMKSLYIRGSERRISSIDHVFKVTQRWNAEPRWSSLFVHIRDRHKSTAVFDSHVWIHPEAPAPPVFSLSRVFSVSCVYTGNVLEDSDAVEEKSVYGVEGNSTFLECVPWSPPAELRWTVQRHTGSSQQTEDRR